Proteins from a genomic interval of Nostoc sp. TCL240-02:
- a CDS encoding polysaccharide deacetylase family protein, with the protein MITACSIAPGTSPQVGLNQPISKSHSAQVQNPAKGQVNELPPSAKVENLTFTVPTKFQGKTVYKVQLSSNEKVIALGIDDGPWPKTTLEMLDILKQNDVKVTFFWVGQALQANPDLAKRVVAEGHAIGNHTWHHWYRQMDEATAKSEIDRTSDLIYKTTGVKTSLFRPPGGFLNNGLAAYAKSQKDAVIMWSLTSADTDPHAKPQAFVNNVLKGAKPGSIVLMHDGGGDRRRTVEALPQIISGLKQQGYRFVTIPELLQMAQ; encoded by the coding sequence ATGATTACAGCTTGTAGTATTGCTCCAGGTACTTCTCCACAAGTGGGGTTGAACCAGCCAATCAGCAAAAGCCATTCTGCACAAGTTCAAAATCCAGCAAAGGGACAAGTTAATGAACTACCGCCATCAGCCAAAGTAGAAAACCTTACATTTACAGTTCCAACTAAATTTCAAGGAAAAACAGTTTACAAGGTTCAACTGAGCAGCAACGAAAAGGTTATTGCTCTAGGCATTGATGATGGGCCTTGGCCAAAAACAACCCTGGAAATGCTGGATATCCTCAAGCAAAATGATGTTAAAGTGACATTCTTTTGGGTAGGACAAGCCTTACAAGCAAATCCCGACTTAGCTAAACGAGTGGTTGCCGAGGGACACGCCATTGGCAACCATACTTGGCATCATTGGTATCGGCAAATGGATGAAGCCACAGCTAAGAGTGAAATCGATCGCACATCTGACCTGATATACAAAACTACAGGGGTGAAAACTTCTCTGTTTCGTCCTCCTGGAGGCTTTTTAAATAACGGACTAGCCGCTTATGCTAAAAGCCAGAAAGATGCTGTGATTATGTGGTCGCTCACTTCAGCCGATACCGATCCTCACGCCAAACCGCAAGCATTTGTAAATAATGTCTTGAAAGGCGCTAAACCCGGTTCTATTGTTTTGATGCATGACGGTGGTGGTGATCGCCGAAGAACTGTAGAAGCTTTGCCACAAATCATTAGTGGACTTAAACAGCAAGGCTACCGATTTGTGACAATTCCCGAATTGCTGCAAATGGCGCAATAA
- a CDS encoding alr0857 family protein translates to MLKLTYTENSFDLEFITLSLEEWVAQRVILALRVGQSLCIEPSTASFLLPVDLPGVEVLKAEVKRDDREIIALCASDTQYMEVTLQGSWLSDSSKDAVGVFFTTMSDRAEFFLHKLWQEAQACASVMSE, encoded by the coding sequence ATGCTGAAATTAACTTACACAGAAAACAGTTTTGATTTAGAATTTATCACTCTGTCGCTAGAAGAATGGGTAGCGCAGCGAGTGATTTTGGCCCTGCGAGTTGGGCAAAGTTTGTGCATTGAACCGAGTACTGCTTCCTTTTTGCTGCCTGTTGATTTGCCAGGAGTAGAAGTGCTTAAAGCTGAGGTAAAAAGAGATGACAGAGAAATCATTGCCCTCTGTGCTTCCGATACCCAATATATGGAAGTCACTTTACAAGGTTCTTGGCTATCAGATAGTTCTAAGGATGCTGTAGGTGTGTTTTTCACCACTATGAGCGATCGCGCTGAGTTCTTTTTGCACAAACTTTGGCAGGAAGCTCAAGCTTGTGCTTCTGTCATGAGTGAATAA
- a CDS encoding HNH endonuclease: MQVLEQSVVVFSQNYLPLCRINIKRAIVLLVTNKAQPLGLTTEGGWRVHSPNLVIDVPKHIRLTIASNERMWKVPPVNRREVLRRDHHNCQYCGSGKHLTLDHVMPRSKGGSHTWDNVVTACERCNSRKGDRTLFESGMQLRTKPKAPIHPAISFAEQFWIDMQGSLE, from the coding sequence ATGCAAGTGTTAGAGCAATCTGTGGTGGTGTTTTCTCAAAATTATTTGCCACTATGTCGGATCAATATCAAGCGGGCAATTGTGCTGTTAGTAACCAACAAAGCTCAACCGTTAGGTTTGACCACAGAGGGCGGATGGCGAGTTCACTCACCCAACTTGGTAATTGATGTGCCAAAACATATTCGCCTAACAATCGCTTCTAATGAGCGGATGTGGAAAGTTCCGCCAGTTAATCGGCGGGAAGTGTTGCGGCGAGATCATCACAATTGCCAATATTGCGGTAGCGGCAAGCATCTAACGCTAGATCATGTGATGCCACGTTCTAAAGGCGGTTCTCACACTTGGGATAACGTAGTCACAGCTTGTGAGAGATGTAACTCCCGTAAAGGCGATCGCACCCTGTTTGAATCTGGTATGCAATTACGTACCAAACCAAAAGCACCAATTCACCCCGCGATTTCTTTTGCCGAACAGTTTTGGATAGATATGCAAGGAAGCCTGGAATAG
- a CDS encoding GAF domain-containing protein: MKKPLWSPTQYVDDIDRLQTYKVKLMQHQEETAHQLVQKINQIIANTSATALMLQDIAQLLGTAFEVDCCCLVSVTGETSDEATTMNWCADQYLGLPHPEEMFSMEQLLMHSPVLQCAAEPLTIEDISIIQKSLVIGCQYLPLPIKAVLAIPTRFGGNNNGVISLIKFQPYDWNESEKQLLKEVESACAIAFSQVTQAKLITHQQQYLQKGDQYQSLIKQLTLLSRSNLELNQMLQLVIASTAESLQADRGLLILLKYTDPLFRTQAKKQIPKAKARVVGEWAKTTQISRITKPETLEDHSFLLSECGLCQRPFIDSGKAVIFDNYTEQNDTSVAAPLFAIEQLPAVLLVPLESQGKILGFLVLQQATTRSWQAAELNLVEMVCAQVSNAIIQSQTLRQVQTLVDERTAKLQSSLELQAKLHERTRQYVEQLRKLNELKDEFLSNMSDRLRYPLTNMLMSIRNLRLPGIAPERQIRYMDILEQECTKEINLINDLLTLQKLESPHEAPQLESIDLNTRIQDIVVVFEKRLAEKGLKISVDLPEESLKLQTELESFDRILQELLTNACKYSQHDTTVHLKAVHRVDQQIDQVIIKVTNTGHAISQEEATYIFDKFRRGKGRWTPGTGLGLALVKSLVQHLNGAIAVESLPISDSEQSEICFSLTLPQFSDESKS, encoded by the coding sequence ATGAAAAAGCCTTTATGGTCGCCGACACAGTACGTAGATGACATAGATCGACTACAAACTTACAAAGTCAAGCTGATGCAGCATCAGGAAGAAACTGCCCACCAGTTGGTACAAAAGATTAACCAAATCATTGCCAATACCTCAGCTACGGCTTTGATGTTGCAAGATATTGCCCAATTGCTAGGAACTGCTTTTGAAGTAGATTGTTGCTGCTTAGTTTCAGTAACGGGTGAAACATCTGACGAAGCAACTACTATGAATTGGTGTGCCGATCAATATCTGGGGTTGCCACATCCAGAAGAAATGTTTTCGATGGAACAGTTGCTTATGCACTCGCCAGTGCTGCAATGTGCTGCTGAACCATTGACTATTGAAGATATTTCCATCATTCAGAAGAGTCTGGTAATTGGCTGTCAGTATTTACCCCTACCCATAAAAGCTGTTTTGGCAATTCCCACCAGGTTTGGTGGAAATAATAATGGAGTGATTAGTCTGATTAAATTCCAACCTTATGATTGGAATGAATCAGAAAAACAGCTGCTCAAAGAAGTAGAGTCTGCTTGTGCGATCGCTTTTTCTCAAGTGACCCAAGCTAAACTAATTACTCATCAACAACAGTATCTCCAAAAAGGCGATCAGTATCAAAGCTTGATCAAGCAATTAACATTATTGAGTCGCAGTAACTTGGAGCTTAATCAAATGCTCCAGTTAGTTATCGCCTCTACTGCCGAATCTCTACAGGCAGATCGAGGTTTACTTATACTACTAAAATATACCGATCCACTATTTAGGACTCAAGCTAAAAAACAAATTCCGAAAGCGAAAGCTAGAGTGGTTGGTGAATGGGCTAAGACAACACAAATTTCCCGCATTACTAAACCAGAAACCTTAGAAGATCATTCTTTTTTGCTTTCGGAATGTGGTTTGTGCCAGCGTCCCTTTATAGATTCTGGAAAAGCAGTAATCTTTGATAACTATACAGAGCAAAATGATACTTCGGTAGCTGCTCCATTATTTGCAATCGAGCAATTGCCTGCCGTCTTATTAGTGCCATTAGAAAGTCAAGGTAAAATCTTAGGATTTTTGGTGCTACAGCAAGCTACTACTCGCAGTTGGCAAGCAGCCGAATTAAATCTTGTGGAAATGGTTTGCGCTCAAGTAAGCAACGCCATAATTCAGTCACAGACATTGCGTCAAGTACAAACTTTGGTAGATGAGCGGACAGCGAAACTCCAGAGTAGTCTGGAACTCCAGGCAAAGTTGCATGAAAGAACCCGGCAATATGTTGAGCAACTGCGGAAACTCAATGAACTCAAAGATGAATTTTTGAGCAACATGAGCGATCGCTTGCGCTATCCTTTGACAAATATGCTGATGTCGATTCGGAACTTACGTTTGCCAGGAATTGCACCAGAGCGTCAAATTAGATACATGGATATCCTAGAGCAAGAATGCACAAAGGAAATCAACTTGATTAATGACTTGTTAACACTCCAGAAACTAGAGTCGCCTCACGAAGCTCCACAATTAGAATCTATAGATTTAAATACTAGAATTCAGGATATAGTAGTAGTTTTTGAGAAGAGACTCGCAGAGAAAGGATTAAAGATTTCTGTAGATTTGCCAGAGGAATCGCTAAAACTGCAAACGGAACTGGAGAGTTTTGACCGCATCCTACAAGAGTTGTTGACTAATGCCTGTAAATACTCGCAGCATGATACCACCGTCCATTTAAAAGCTGTTCACCGAGTCGATCAACAAATCGATCAAGTTATCATAAAGGTGACGAATACAGGACATGCCATCTCCCAAGAAGAAGCAACCTACATCTTTGACAAGTTCCGTCGTGGAAAAGGGCGTTGGACTCCAGGGACTGGCTTGGGACTTGCTCTAGTCAAGTCTTTAGTGCAGCATTTGAATGGAGCAATCGCAGTTGAAAGTCTCCCAATATCGGATTCTGAACAGAGCGAAATTTGCTTCAGCCTGACCCTGCCCCAATTTTCTGACGAAAGCAAATCATAA
- a CDS encoding SRPBCC family protein, which produces MTKEQNPTKNLDFQSPSDDTNLEGDLSADIVALATKVEVQIQKIAERQRQISAKVQIPQPVEKIWKVLTDYEALPDFLPNLAKSRLIEHPNGGIRLEQVGSQRLLNFNFSARVVLDLEECFPKEINFRMVEGDFKGFSGSWCLEPYSLGEYVGTNLCYTIQVWPKLTMPVGIIENRLSKDLRLNLVAIHQRVEELASKRPYV; this is translated from the coding sequence GTGACTAAAGAACAGAACCCAACAAAGAACCTTGATTTTCAGTCTCCTAGTGATGACACCAATCTTGAAGGAGATTTGAGTGCTGATATAGTCGCTTTGGCAACTAAGGTAGAAGTTCAAATTCAGAAAATAGCAGAGCGACAGCGACAAATCAGCGCCAAAGTCCAAATCCCCCAACCAGTGGAAAAAATTTGGAAGGTTCTGACAGATTATGAAGCCTTACCTGACTTTCTCCCCAACCTCGCCAAGAGTCGTTTAATCGAGCATCCCAATGGTGGAATTAGACTGGAGCAAGTAGGCTCCCAGCGCTTACTAAATTTCAACTTTTCGGCGCGGGTGGTTTTGGATTTGGAAGAATGCTTCCCCAAAGAAATTAATTTTCGGATGGTAGAGGGAGATTTTAAAGGTTTTTCTGGTAGCTGGTGTTTAGAGCCTTATTCCCTTGGTGAATATGTAGGAACAAATCTTTGCTACACAATTCAAGTTTGGCCTAAACTTACGATGCCAGTGGGAATCATTGAAAACCGCCTGAGTAAAGACCTACGATTGAATCTTGTTGCTATTCACCAACGTGTAGAAGAGTTAGCTAGCAAACGACCGTATGTATAA
- a CDS encoding sodium:proton antiporter: MEASFEITLQMAIAVFAGISAQVLAAYFRIPSIVLLLLLGILFGSDGIGLLHPHALGTGLEVIVALATAIILFEGGLNLDLRELGRVSVSLQLLVTLGTLITLLGGSMAAHWLGEFPWNIAFLYASIIVVTGPTVVGPLLKQINVDRQVATLLEGEGVLIDPVGAILAFVVLDTILNGDADPINAIVGLLIRLGVGAAIGGAGGYLMSLIFKRASFLSFELKNLVVLAILWGLFALSQMIRSESGVMTTVVAGAVFANSSVPEERLLRSFKGQLTILSVSVLFILLAADLSIASVFALGWGSLFTVLVLMFVVRPINILLCTWNSDLNWRQKLFLSWVAPRGIVAASVASFFAISLTQRGINGGDSIKALVFLTIIMTVVCQGLTAGWVAKWLQITSKDVTGVVIVGCNPLSLLIARFFQERGENVVMIDTDPECLVQAEAQNLRVIASSGLDAAVLEEAGLASMGTFLAMTSNGEVNFVLAQRAAEEFKPPRVLAVFPRDPQASISVSNKVNQAFIPDLAIKTWNEYLNDGRVKLGTTTLNELEFSTQCDRIQEKIRTGVLIPLLVEREERLQVMPVNQDWEIGDRIIYLLHDPRPSLLKRLSGATQSTPLSLEKLAEVEDLSLVQLSASEASGG; the protein is encoded by the coding sequence ATGGAAGCATCTTTTGAAATTACCCTACAGATGGCGATCGCTGTTTTTGCAGGCATTAGCGCTCAAGTGCTGGCTGCATACTTTCGCATACCCAGCATCGTCTTGTTATTGCTGTTAGGCATATTGTTCGGCTCTGATGGCATAGGGCTATTGCATCCCCATGCGCTAGGCACTGGACTGGAAGTTATTGTCGCCTTGGCAACTGCAATAATTTTGTTTGAAGGCGGACTTAATTTGGATCTGCGAGAGTTAGGCAGAGTTTCAGTCAGCTTACAATTGCTCGTCACTTTAGGAACGCTAATCACACTACTTGGTGGCAGTATGGCTGCCCACTGGCTGGGTGAGTTTCCTTGGAATATAGCTTTTCTCTATGCTTCCATTATTGTGGTGACAGGCCCAACCGTCGTTGGCCCTTTGCTCAAACAAATCAATGTAGATCGTCAAGTAGCAACACTTTTGGAAGGTGAAGGGGTTTTAATTGACCCTGTGGGAGCGATTCTCGCCTTCGTTGTCCTCGATACCATTTTGAACGGCGATGCCGATCCAATTAATGCGATCGTCGGTTTATTAATACGCCTGGGTGTTGGTGCAGCAATTGGTGGTGCTGGCGGTTATCTGATGAGCTTGATTTTCAAACGCGCCAGTTTTCTGTCATTCGAGCTAAAAAACTTAGTGGTCTTGGCGATACTTTGGGGTTTGTTTGCCTTATCGCAAATGATCCGCAGTGAATCGGGAGTAATGACAACAGTTGTTGCAGGAGCCGTCTTTGCTAACTCCTCAGTCCCAGAAGAACGACTGTTACGCAGCTTTAAGGGTCAGCTAACAATTCTCAGCGTCTCGGTGCTATTTATCTTATTAGCTGCCGATCTATCCATTGCCAGTGTGTTTGCTTTGGGCTGGGGTAGTTTATTCACTGTTTTGGTATTAATGTTTGTCGTTCGCCCGATTAATATCCTCTTGTGTACCTGGAACAGTGATTTAAATTGGCGACAGAAACTATTTTTAAGCTGGGTTGCTCCTAGAGGAATTGTTGCGGCTTCTGTAGCTTCTTTTTTTGCAATCTCCCTTACCCAGCGTGGCATTAACGGCGGTGATTCCATTAAAGCTTTAGTTTTCCTGACAATTATTATGACTGTTGTCTGCCAAGGGCTAACAGCTGGCTGGGTTGCCAAATGGCTGCAAATCACCTCCAAGGACGTAACTGGAGTAGTGATTGTGGGTTGTAACCCATTGAGTCTTTTGATTGCCCGATTCTTTCAAGAACGGGGAGAAAATGTGGTCATGATTGATACTGACCCCGAATGTCTTGTTCAAGCTGAGGCACAAAATCTGCGAGTGATTGCCAGCAGTGGGTTGGATGCTGCTGTTTTAGAAGAGGCAGGACTTGCCTCGATGGGCACTTTTTTGGCGATGACAAGTAATGGCGAGGTGAATTTTGTTCTGGCTCAACGAGCAGCCGAGGAATTTAAGCCCCCGCGCGTCTTAGCTGTTTTCCCCCGCGATCCGCAAGCGAGTATTTCGGTTAGTAATAAAGTTAATCAAGCTTTTATCCCAGACTTAGCGATTAAAACTTGGAATGAATATTTAAATGATGGGCGAGTTAAACTGGGGACAACTACGCTAAATGAGCTAGAATTTTCCACTCAGTGCGATCGCATTCAAGAAAAAATTCGGACTGGGGTGTTGATACCGTTATTGGTAGAACGAGAAGAACGCTTACAGGTAATGCCAGTTAACCAAGATTGGGAAATTGGCGATCGCATTATTTACCTATTACATGACCCCAGACCTAGCCTTTTAAAACGTTTATCTGGTGCTACCCAATCCACTCCCCTCTCTCTAGAAAAGTTAGCGGAGGTTGAAGACCTATCCCTCGTCCAATTGTCCGCTAGTGAGGCTTCTGGGGGATGA
- a CDS encoding cytochrome b N-terminal domain-containing protein, producing the protein MQSTQFDRIMRRIATILSVVILTLCLIYVSTGVMLSFYYEPTAGGAYNSLKMINTQVPYGWLFWRAHNIAGNAVIAIALIQLVVMFLGRQFRKSWLTAWVSGILLTLSAIGLDWTAMILDWTQVGYWRFNIELGTIEAIPFIGGQLREILTGGGAINTVTVEHLYTIHSYLIAVATLILAIVHLSALLWQEWQMYQEAPRPEIGNLQQPPEGEFIPS; encoded by the coding sequence ATGCAAAGCACCCAGTTCGATAGGATTATGCGACGAATAGCAACGATATTATCAGTCGTGATTCTGACTTTGTGCTTAATTTATGTTTCTACGGGAGTAATGCTTTCTTTTTACTATGAACCGACAGCAGGCGGTGCTTATAACTCCTTAAAGATGATTAATACACAAGTACCATACGGGTGGTTGTTTTGGAGAGCGCATAACATTGCTGGTAACGCGGTAATTGCGATCGCTCTGATTCAACTTGTGGTGATGTTTTTAGGTCGCCAATTCCGTAAGAGTTGGCTGACTGCTTGGGTTAGCGGGATCTTGTTGACCTTAAGTGCGATCGGGTTGGACTGGACAGCGATGATCTTAGATTGGACTCAAGTAGGATATTGGCGTTTTAATATTGAATTAGGAACAATCGAAGCTATTCCTTTTATTGGTGGACAACTGCGCGAAATTCTAACTGGGGGTGGAGCGATTAATACAGTTACTGTCGAACACCTTTACACAATACACAGTTATTTAATTGCGGTGGCGACGCTAATTCTTGCCATCGTGCATTTATCTGCTTTACTGTGGCAGGAATGGCAAATGTATCAAGAAGCGCCAAGACCAGAAATTGGTAATTTGCAACAACCACCAGAAGGTGAATTTATTCCTTCCTAA